A region of Acidobacteriota bacterium DNA encodes the following proteins:
- a CDS encoding MBL fold metallo-hydrolase — protein MAESSSGPRDHRVGDHFRNRYPHDDHGFGGLWRWAWERRFRFPKAQAFPLAANDPAALAANRSSPSLTWIGHATFLLQFGGLNLLTDPQFSRRASPLAWAGPPRTTPPGLALEDLPSIDGVVLSHSHYDHLDRPSLERLWEHQERPPAIFAPLGLGEVLSGWGLEQPRAELDWWQSAEYRGVTFQAVPAQHFSARTPFDRNRTLWAGWVLEHAGRRVYFVGDSGYSPDFREIRRRAGPMDLSLIPIGAYDPRWFMRPMHVNPEEAVQIHCEVESRLSVAMHWGTFLLTDEPMGEPPRRLAAALEAAGRPAEEFRALRHGETLALDAVLGSEA, from the coding sequence ATGGCCGAGTCCTCCTCCGGTCCCCGCGATCATCGCGTCGGCGACCATTTCCGCAATCGCTATCCCCACGATGATCACGGTTTCGGCGGCCTCTGGCGCTGGGCCTGGGAGCGCCGGTTTAGGTTTCCCAAGGCCCAGGCCTTTCCCCTCGCCGCCAACGATCCGGCGGCTCTCGCCGCCAACCGCAGCTCCCCGAGCCTCACCTGGATCGGCCACGCCACCTTCCTGCTGCAATTCGGCGGCCTCAACCTGCTCACCGATCCGCAGTTCAGCCGGCGCGCTTCGCCGTTGGCCTGGGCCGGCCCGCCGCGGACCACGCCGCCGGGGCTGGCTTTAGAGGATCTCCCCTCCATCGATGGAGTGGTGCTTTCCCACAGCCACTATGACCACCTCGATCGCCCCTCCCTGGAGCGTCTGTGGGAGCATCAAGAGCGGCCGCCGGCGATCTTCGCGCCCCTCGGGCTGGGGGAGGTGCTCTCCGGTTGGGGGTTGGAGCAACCCCGGGCGGAGCTCGATTGGTGGCAGAGCGCCGAGTACCGCGGGGTGACCTTCCAGGCGGTGCCGGCGCAGCATTTCAGCGCTCGCACGCCCTTCGACCGCAACCGCACTCTGTGGGCCGGCTGGGTGCTGGAGCATGCCGGCCGGCGGGTGTATTTCGTCGGCGACAGCGGTTACTCGCCGGATTTCCGCGAGATCCGCCGCCGGGCCGGGCCCATGGATCTGTCCCTCATTCCCATCGGCGCTTACGATCCGCGCTGGTTCATGCGCCCCATGCACGTCAACCCAGAGGAGGCGGTGCAGATTCACTGCGAGGTGGAGAGCCGGCTCTCGGTGGCCATGCATTGGGGCACCTTCCTGCTCACCGACGAGCCCATGGGCGAGCCCCCCCGGCGCCTCGCCGCCGCTCTCGAAGCCGCCGGCCGCCCCGCGGAAGAGTTTCGGGCCTTGCGCCACGGCGAGACCCTGGCGCTGGATGCAGTGCTGGGCAGCGAGGCCTGA
- a CDS encoding HDIG domain-containing protein — MDRETAWGIVVEHVKDPSLRRHMVAVEAAMGWYARHLDQDPGPWELAGLLHDFDWEIHPTSEQHPTEGAPILRDRGVDEEVVQAILSHNPEGSGIHPRTPMEFALMACDEITGLIIAAALVRPHKDLRQLKVKSIKRNWKDRHFTAAVDRDEVAAAVEAFSRECFDGKLGLWDHAGHVLTAMQERAGELGLDGSLAS; from the coding sequence ATGGATCGGGAAACAGCGTGGGGAATCGTCGTCGAGCATGTGAAGGACCCGAGCCTGCGGCGCCACATGGTGGCCGTCGAGGCGGCCATGGGCTGGTACGCCCGGCACCTGGACCAGGATCCCGGCCCTTGGGAGCTCGCCGGGCTGCTCCATGACTTCGATTGGGAGATCCACCCCACCTCCGAGCAGCACCCCACCGAGGGCGCACCGATCCTGCGCGATCGAGGGGTGGACGAGGAAGTGGTGCAGGCGATCCTCTCCCACAACCCCGAGGGCAGCGGCATTCACCCTCGCACGCCGATGGAATTCGCCCTCATGGCCTGCGACGAGATCACCGGCTTGATCATCGCCGCTGCCCTGGTGCGGCCGCACAAAGATCTGCGGCAGCTCAAGGTCAAATCCATCAAGCGCAACTGGAAGGATCGCCACTTCACCGCCGCGGTGGATCGGGACGAGGTGGCGGCGGCGGTGGAAGCCTTCAGCCGCGAATGCTTCGACGGCAAGCTCGGCCTGTGGGACCACGCCGGCCACGTCCTCACCGCCATGCAGGAGCGCGCCGGGGAGCTGGGACTGGACGGCAGCCTGGCTTCCTGA
- a CDS encoding DUF2911 domain-containing protein: protein MQRTKILALSTCLLVCGLLAAADVAAQGVTVPRASQRAELTQTVGMTDIHVVYHRPQVNDREIWGTLVPYDQPWRAGANENTVVSFSHDVQVEGKDLAAGTYGLHVIPTEDEWTVIFSTNSSSWGSFFYDPAEDALRVQVKPEKNSHTELLTYDVLASAPDAATLVLDWEKVRMPVEIAVDTPGITMASLSDQLRGPAGFTWMGWQQAANYAIQNDQDLEQAAQWLDTSIQTQENFVNLRTRSQLLEKTGDEAGAQEAMKQAVALATPLQLHNYGRQLIAQGDVDRAVEIFELNAQRNPEVWFVDIGLARGYSAAGKLDKAAEHMAAGAKKAPEAQRAAYEGMAEQLRNGTSI, encoded by the coding sequence ATGCAACGAACCAAGATTCTGGCGTTGAGCACCTGCCTGTTGGTCTGCGGGCTCCTCGCCGCCGCCGACGTCGCCGCTCAGGGCGTCACCGTTCCCCGCGCCAGCCAGCGCGCCGAGCTGACCCAGACCGTCGGCATGACCGACATCCACGTCGTCTACCATCGACCCCAGGTCAACGACCGCGAGATCTGGGGAACTTTGGTGCCCTACGACCAGCCGTGGCGCGCCGGCGCCAACGAGAACACCGTCGTCTCTTTCAGCCACGACGTGCAGGTGGAAGGCAAGGATCTGGCGGCGGGCACCTATGGCCTGCACGTCATCCCCACGGAAGACGAGTGGACGGTGATCTTCTCCACCAACTCCAGTTCCTGGGGCAGCTTCTTCTACGACCCTGCAGAAGACGCCCTGCGTGTGCAGGTGAAGCCGGAGAAGAACTCCCACACCGAGCTGTTGACCTACGACGTGCTGGCCTCGGCTCCGGACGCCGCCACCCTGGTCCTCGATTGGGAGAAGGTCCGCATGCCGGTCGAGATCGCCGTCGACACCCCGGGCATCACCATGGCCAGCCTCAGCGATCAGCTGCGAGGCCCCGCCGGCTTTACCTGGATGGGCTGGCAGCAGGCCGCTAACTATGCGATCCAAAACGATCAGGATCTGGAGCAGGCCGCCCAGTGGCTCGACACCTCGATCCAGACCCAGGAGAACTTCGTCAACCTGCGCACCCGCTCCCAGCTGCTGGAGAAGACCGGCGACGAGGCCGGTGCCCAGGAAGCCATGAAGCAGGCCGTCGCCCTCGCCACGCCGCTCCAGCTGCACAACTACGGCCGTCAGCTCATCGCCCAGGGGGATGTCGACCGGGCGGTGGAGATCTTCGAGCTCAACGCCCAGCGCAATCCCGAGGTGTGGTTCGTGGACATCGGCCTCGCCCGCGGCTACTCCGCGGCGGGCAAACTGGACAAGGCCGCCGAGCACATGGCCGCTGGCGCCAAGAAGGCCCCGGAAGCCCAGCGCGCCGCCTACGAAGGCATGGCGGAACAGCTGCGCAACGGCACCTCCATCTAG
- a CDS encoding nitroreductase family protein produces the protein MSQEHPKHADPDYPIHDLLAHRWSPYAFEPKAVPEEDLRRCLEAARWAPSSYNEQPWSFLLARRQDEEEFHKMLGCLAEANQKWAQNVSALILTVVRRNFTRDDRPNKAAEHDIGLAAANLSAQATALGLHVHQMIGIQPDHAREVYDIPEGHDAFTAIAIGYAAEGDGADEALRQRDSKPRSRKPLEEWVFSGSWGHRAWPE, from the coding sequence ATGAGTCAAGAACATCCCAAGCACGCCGACCCCGACTACCCCATCCACGACCTCCTCGCTCACCGCTGGAGCCCTTACGCTTTCGAGCCCAAGGCGGTGCCGGAGGAAGATCTCCGCCGTTGCCTCGAGGCTGCCCGCTGGGCGCCGTCGAGCTACAACGAGCAGCCTTGGTCCTTCCTGCTGGCGCGGCGCCAGGACGAAGAGGAATTCCACAAGATGCTCGGCTGTCTGGCTGAGGCGAACCAAAAGTGGGCCCAAAACGTCAGCGCGTTGATCCTCACCGTCGTGCGGCGTAATTTCACCCGCGATGATCGGCCCAACAAGGCTGCCGAGCACGACATCGGCCTCGCCGCTGCCAATCTCAGTGCTCAGGCCACCGCCTTGGGGCTGCACGTGCATCAGATGATCGGCATCCAGCCCGACCACGCTCGGGAGGTCTACGACATTCCCGAGGGCCACGATGCCTTCACCGCCATTGCCATCGGCTACGCCGCCGAGGGAGACGGGGCGGATGAAGCGCTGCGCCAGCGGGATAGCAAGCCGCGCAGCCGCAAGCCTCTGGAGGAATGGGTCTTCTCCGGCTCCTGGGGCCATCGGGCCTGGCCGGAATGA
- the nei gene encoding endonuclease VIII: MPEGPEIHRSADKLARALEGRTAEEVFFGLEPLKRHEVDLRGRDVLGVRARGKAILTRFSGGRVIYSHNQLYGHWWVVKAGNQPKTRRQLRLAIHTEKHWALLYSASDIEVWDEQDLHLQPYLARLGPDLLGAELGVEEAVERARSKTFRRRQLAGLLLDQGFFAGMGNYLRSEVLFDAGIHPRKRPADLSEEELARLAESLLRLPRRSYETHGLTNDPERVARLKEQGVSRRHYRFAVYGRKGKPCYGCGTIIERQELASRGLFFCPSCQPR; this comes from the coding sequence ATGCCCGAAGGACCGGAAATCCACCGCAGCGCCGACAAGCTGGCCCGTGCCCTCGAAGGCCGAACCGCGGAAGAGGTGTTCTTTGGTCTCGAGCCGCTGAAGCGCCACGAGGTGGATCTGCGGGGCCGAGACGTGCTGGGGGTGCGCGCCCGCGGCAAGGCGATCCTCACCCGCTTCTCCGGCGGCCGGGTGATCTACAGCCACAACCAGCTCTACGGCCATTGGTGGGTGGTGAAGGCCGGCAACCAGCCCAAGACCCGGCGGCAGCTGCGCCTGGCGATTCATACCGAGAAGCATTGGGCCTTGCTCTACAGCGCTTCGGACATCGAGGTCTGGGACGAGCAGGACCTCCACCTCCAACCCTACCTGGCCCGCCTCGGCCCGGATTTGCTGGGCGCCGAGCTCGGGGTCGAGGAGGCGGTGGAGCGCGCCCGCTCCAAGACCTTCCGCCGGCGCCAGCTGGCGGGCTTGTTGCTCGATCAGGGATTCTTCGCCGGCATGGGCAACTACCTGCGCTCGGAAGTGCTCTTCGACGCCGGCATCCACCCGCGCAAGCGCCCTGCGGATCTTTCGGAAGAAGAGCTGGCGCGTCTCGCCGAGAGCCTGCTGCGGCTTCCTCGGCGCTCCTACGAGACCCACGGGCTGACCAACGATCCCGAGCGGGTGGCCCGACTCAAGGAACAAGGGGTGAGCCGCCGGCACTATCGCTTCGCGGTCTACGGCCGCAAGGGCAAGCCCTGCTACGGCTGCGGCACCATCATCGAGCGCCAAGAGCTGGCCAGCCGAGGGCTCTTCTTCTGTCCCTCCTGCCAACCCCGATAA
- a CDS encoding DUF922 domain-containing protein, whose protein sequence is MRLAGRGLGVFVLALLCALPSLSASAVCPPREDDVLTPWRQITWDDFRGGEPARLGPALAQITTAVNLEGIGMEAEEVEPGRWVATVREICLFAAMNKLHSSRKPEARKPDALKHEQVHFDIAEVTARQLHPKLMVLEAEGSSQQKAKAALHKKLRETTIRAHRELDQLQRTYDEKTYHGTVWMMQRKWNRKVERWLEETPSPYPSKGD, encoded by the coding sequence ATGCGGCTCGCCGGCCGGGGGTTGGGGGTCTTCGTGCTGGCGTTGCTCTGCGCTCTGCCATCCCTCAGCGCCTCGGCGGTCTGCCCACCGCGGGAGGACGATGTTCTGACCCCGTGGCGCCAGATCACCTGGGATGATTTCCGGGGCGGGGAACCGGCTCGCCTCGGGCCGGCGCTGGCGCAGATCACCACGGCGGTGAATCTGGAGGGCATCGGCATGGAGGCGGAAGAGGTGGAGCCCGGGCGTTGGGTGGCCACAGTGCGGGAGATTTGCCTCTTCGCCGCCATGAACAAGCTGCACTCCTCGCGCAAGCCGGAGGCGCGCAAGCCGGACGCATTGAAGCACGAGCAGGTGCATTTCGACATTGCCGAGGTCACGGCACGGCAGCTTCATCCCAAGCTCATGGTCCTCGAGGCGGAAGGCTCTTCGCAGCAGAAGGCCAAGGCGGCGCTGCATAAGAAGCTGCGGGAGACCACGATCCGAGCTCACCGCGAGCTCGATCAGCTGCAGCGCACCTACGACGAGAAGACCTACCACGGCACCGTCTGGATGATGCAGCGCAAATGGAATCGCAAGGTCGAGCGCTGGCTCGAAGAAACGCCCTCGCCTTACCCTTCGAAGGGCGATTGA